The SAR324 cluster bacterium genome segment CCTGCTGATTCGCTGTAGGCTATGGAGAAACTTAATGTGGTTTTTTCATATAAACTCATGTTGATCATGGGTTACACTCTGCCGTTTCATCCACTTATCAAGATCAACCTGATGGTAGCGAATCAGCTTGTTGTTAAGCTTAGCGTAGGTGGGCCCTTTGTGATTAAAGCGCCAACATTGGAGAGTCTTCTTCAAAATGCAGAGGTACTCAGCAGCTTTTGATTCTTTGAGGAATGCAGAAGTGGATTGGGGTGCCATTGGCATCTCCTGAGTTGAGTTGATCATCGCAGGCCATGTGTATCCTGCACTGGTG includes the following:
- a CDS encoding helix-turn-helix domain-containing protein, with protein sequence MAPQSTSAFLKESKAAEYLCILKKTLQCWRFNHKGPTYAKLNNKLIRYHQVDLDKWMKRQSVTHDQHEFI